In Rhizobiaceae bacterium, the sequence TCCCGGCAGGTGAAAGCCGGGACGATCTTCGTTGCGGTGCCGGGCTCGAAGGCAGACGGCTCCGCCTATGCCGCTGATGCAGCAGCCAAGGGCGCGGCGCTGGTCGTCTCCGGTCGGTCCATCGGCGGGCTGGCGGCGCCGGCGCTCGTCGTCGATGATCCGCGCCGGGTGCTGGCGCTGCTTGCGGCGAAATTCCACGTGGGGCAGCCTGCCACGATGGCGGCCGTCACCGGCACCAGCGGCAAGACGTCCGTCGTCTCCTTCACGCGCCAGATATGGGAACATGCCGGCTTCGCCGCCGCCAGCATCGGAACCACAGGCGTCATCGCGCCGGGGCGGAACGACTACGGTTCGCTGACGACGCCCGATCCCGTGGCGCTGCACGTGCTGCTTTCCGAACTGGGTGCGGCCGGCGTCACCCATGCCGCCATGGAGGCGTCGAGCCACGGCCTCGACCAGCGTCGGCTCGACGGCGTGAAACTCGCGGCCGGCGCCTTCACCAATCTCGGCCGCGACCACATGGACTATCATCCGACGGTCGAGCACTATCATCACGCCAAGCTCAGGCTTTTCGACACGCTGCTGCCGAAGGGCGCTCCGGCGGTCATCTTCGCCGACGATCCATGGTCGGACGCGACCATCGAGGCAGCGCGCGCGGCGGGTCTGGATGTGCTGACGGTGGGACGCAAGGGCGATTTCCTGACCCTGAAACGCGTCGAGCACGAGCGCTACCGCCAGCGCGCGGAGATCCAGGCAGGTGGAACGATCCACGAGATCGACCTGCCGCTGGCCGGGGACTTCCAGATCTTCAACGCGCTGGTCGCGGCGGGCCTCGCCATTTCGACCGGTACAAAAGCGGACGTCGCGCTGCGCGCGCTCGAAAAACTCAAGGGTGCGTCGGGGCGTCTCGAACTGGTCGGCACAACGGCCGCCGGCGCCCCCGTCTATGTCGACTATGCCCACAAGCCGGACGCGCTGGAAAACGTGCTTTCGGCGGTGCGGCCCTTCACCACCGGCCGCGTCGTGGTTGTGTTCGGCTGCGGCGGCGACCGCGATCGCGGCAAGCGGCCGATCATGGGCGAGATCGCGACAAGGCTGGCCGATGTCGCCATCGTCACGGACGACAATCCGCGCAGCGAGGAGCCCGCCAGCATCCGCGCGGCGATCATGGCCGCCGCGCCGGGTGCGATCGAGATCGGCGACCGCCGGCAGGCCATCCGTGCGGCGGTCGACATGCTCAGGGCCGGCGACACGCTGGTCGTCGCGGGCAAGGGGCACGAGGAGGGTCAGACCATCGGCGCCGAAACTTTTCCGTTCTCCGACCATGACGAGGTGCGCAATGCCCTGAAGGGGTTGGCAGCATGAGCTATCTCTGGACATCCGACGATCTCGTCGCCGCCATTGACGGCCGCCCCAACGGCACGCTCCCGGAAGGCGTTACCGGCATCTCCATCGACAGCCGCACGCTGAAGCCCGGCGAGGCGTTCTTCGCCATCAAGGGCGAGACGATGGACGGCCACGACTTCGCCACCGCCGCGATGAAGGCCGGGGCGAGCGTTCTGGTCATCGCCGAAGGCAAGCTGCCGGCGGTCGGGCGGCTGGCGATCCCGAAGATCGTGGTGCCGGACGTGCTCGTCGCGCTGGAAAAGCTCGGTGTCGCCGCGCGGGCGCGCAGCCGCGCCAAGGTGATCGCGGTCACCGGCTCGGTCGGCAAGACGAGCACCAAGGAGGCGTTGCGCCATGTGCTTTCGGCGGTCGGCACCGTGCATGCGTCGGACAAGTCCTTCAACAATCACTGGGGCGTGCCGCTGACGCTCTCGCGCCTGCCGGCCGATTGCGACTTCGCGGTGTTCGAGATCGGCATGAACCATCCGGGCGAGATCCGTCCGCTGGTGAAGATGGTCAGGCCGCATGTCGCGCTCATTACGCTGATCGCGGCCGCTCATCTCGGTCACTTCAGGAATCTCGAGGAGATCGCGCAGGCCAA encodes:
- a CDS encoding UDP-N-acetylmuramoyl-L-alanyl-D-glutamate--2,6-diaminopimelate ligase, with the translated sequence MKLKELAGLLPLDGLSSEGVEVAGVTSDSRQVKAGTIFVAVPGSKADGSAYAADAAAKGAALVVSGRSIGGLAAPALVVDDPRRVLALLAAKFHVGQPATMAAVTGTSGKTSVVSFTRQIWEHAGFAAASIGTTGVIAPGRNDYGSLTTPDPVALHVLLSELGAAGVTHAAMEASSHGLDQRRLDGVKLAAGAFTNLGRDHMDYHPTVEHYHHAKLRLFDTLLPKGAPAVIFADDPWSDATIEAARAAGLDVLTVGRKGDFLTLKRVEHERYRQRAEIQAGGTIHEIDLPLAGDFQIFNALVAAGLAISTGTKADVALRALEKLKGASGRLELVGTTAAGAPVYVDYAHKPDALENVLSAVRPFTTGRVVVVFGCGGDRDRGKRPIMGEIATRLADVAIVTDDNPRSEEPASIRAAIMAAAPGAIEIGDRRQAIRAAVDMLRAGDTLVVAGKGHEEGQTIGAETFPFSDHDEVRNALKGLAA